In Colias croceus chromosome 8, ilColCroc2.1, a genomic segment contains:
- the LOC123693643 gene encoding O-acyltransferase like protein-like translates to MEIKHILGLLFMCVCVNGQILGLQRLPTAPFDQELYKSVLDSELCQEQIARLVWREQLTLLQFIDSGFRLPSGLLGGNAHHLGNYYQCLDIYKEIEGRPPIRGKYSYIAVPLGQNFELPFIGQTNGLELMENELRLMSENPDKASRLLDDLDIILELAASVYLKFGICIPASCTAQEWMTHIFFNITMFGFKFEEEFVRLPNDKQWVAADWVGVAVFGLLAVLTILSTSYDLHNTFTLKKDPKQINPIYSSFSVYTNARRLTTFSTSSNALECLDGIRAISMIWVILGHTFTTSNHFVNLLYILDFLVSENSVWIATGVFAVDTFFLMTGLLLVYTSIGRMKSMQLLKGLHMFYIQRILRLFPLLGAIILLEASFFHRITDGPFWMSVATNTDRCRTNWWSTLLYIQNYVHPIETCIEHSWYLAIDMQLHIISPLVLFWVLSGKRKLIWTGLLGGLLAILTASTIFNFMLNMQSSNASIIRVEEMDYYMTNYYKNTLTRASPFFYGMILGYILSELKGQKVKIRWYVAGIFWIVSLGMFAVIFYFTYRIMQLDWNNQLFDNLFNSFSRTIWSLALSWLIFACVHGYGGPINWFLSLPMWKLPSRISYAMYLYHYSILFIAAGTKTEPFYFTPEKALFNTLAHFSFSFLICFALTVVIDAPFSTLTKAALGGGVKKRPPPQKIEPETKKDPEGVPETTKETKAEDKSN, encoded by the exons ATGGAGATCAAACATATATTGGGATTGTTGtttatgtgtgtttgtgtaaATGGACAGATATTGGGATTACAAAGACTACCGACGGCGCCCTTTGATCAGGAGTTGTATAAATCTGTGTTAGATTCTGAATTATGTCAAGAGCAAATAGCGCGTTTGGTGTGGAGAGAACAGCTTACGTTGCTCCAAT tcaTTGACTCCGGATTTCGACTACCGTCCGGACTTTTAGGAGGCAATGCGCACCATTTAGGCAATTACTACCAATGTCTGGACATATACAAAGAGATAGAGGGGCGTCCCCCTATAAGAGGGAAATATTCATACATAGCGGTCCCTCTTGGCCAGAACTTTGAATTACCGTTCATTGGTCAAACAAATGGTTTAGAATTAATGGAAAATGAACTGCGTTTGATGAGCGAAAACCCAGACAAAGCGTCAAGGCTTTTGGatga cctcgatataatattagagTTGGCTGCGAGTGTTTACTTAAAATTCGGAATATGTATACCAGCCTCCTGTACAGCTCAGGAATGGATGACTCATATATTCTTCAATATTACGATGTTTGGTTTCAAATTTGAAGAAGAATTTGTTCGTCTACCAAACGACAAGCAGTGGGTTGCCGCAGATTGGGTCGGCGT CGCCGTGTTTGGTTTGCTTGCTGTTCTGACGATACTAAGTACGAGTTATGATCTCCACAATACGTTTACACTTAAAAAAG ATCCCAAGCAAATAAATCCAATATACAGCAGTTTTTCGGTGTACACAAACGCAAGGCGTCTAACCACGTTTTCAACAAGTAGCAACGCTCTCGAATGCTTGGACGGAATCCGTGCAATCTCTATGATTTGGGTCATCCTAGGACATACGTTCACCACGTCAAACCATTTTGTGAATctcttatatatattagat TTTTTAGTCTCTGAAAATTCAGTTTGGATTGCGACTGGCGTGTTTGCTGTGGACACGTTTTTCTTGATGACTGGTCTTCTCTTAGTTTATACATCTATTGGTCGAATGAAATCAA TGCAATTATTAAAAGGCCTACACATGTTTTATATACAACGAATTCTGCGACTCTTTCCTTTATTGGGCGCGATCATTCTTCTAGAAGCTTCGTTCTTCCATAGAATTACAGATGGACCATTCTGGATGTCTGTTGCAACAAATACGGATAGATGTAGAACTAATTGGTGGTCTACATTGTtgtatatacaaaattatgtaCATCCTATAGAAAct TGCATAGAGCACTCATGGTACCTAGCAATAGACATgcaattacatataatatcgCCTTTAGTTTTATTCTGGGTATTAAGTGGAAAACGAAAACTGATATGGACGGGACTATTGGGTGGCCTTCTAGCTATTTTAACTGCTTCCACTATTTTCAACTTTATGCTGAATATGCAGTCAAGCAACGCAAGTATTAT TCGTGTGGAAGAAATGGATTATTACATGACAAATtactacaaaaatacattaacaCGAGCTTCGCCATTTTTCTACGGAATGATTTTGGGATATATCCTCAGTGAACTGAAAGGTCAAAAAGTCAAAATTCGTTGG TATGTCGCGGGTATATTTTGGATAGTATCTTTAGGGATGTTCGctgttatattttactttacgTACAGAATAATGCAGTTGGATTGGAATAACCAGctatttgataatttattcaattcttTCTCGAGAACAATTTGGTCGTTGGCACTGTCATGGCTGATTTTTGCCTGCGTGCATGGATATGGAG gtcCGATAAACTGGTTCCTATCACTTCCAATGTGGAAGCTGCCATCTCGGATATCTTACGCAATGTATCTCTACCACTACTCCATTCTGTTCATCGCCGCTGGTACGAAGACTGAACCTTTTTACTTCACACCAGAAAAAGCg ttGTTTAACACGCTTGCTCACTTTTCGTTTTCTTTTCTGATTTGTTTCGCATTAACCGTCGTTATTGATGCACCATTCTCGACTCTTACGAAGGCAGCACTAGGAGGAG gagTAAAGAAAAGGCCTCCACCGCAAAAAATAGAACCTGAAACAAAAAAGGACCCAGAAGGTGTACCTGAAACTACCAAGGAGACTAAGGCTGAAGATAAATCTAATTAA